In Arsenophonus sp. aPb, one DNA window encodes the following:
- the bioD gene encoding dethiobiotin synthase, producing MNKCFFLTGTDTDVGKTVVSCALLQAAASRGYQTAGYKPVASGSEQLTDGLRNSDAQLLRKNSSLRLNYHDVNPIVFAQATSPHIASKLTGKLIDWQIMAAGLNKLKQSADWIIVEGAGGWYTPLCAEQTLADWVKQQQLPVILTVGVKLGCINHAILTAQAIKQSGLLLAGWVANEIVLPGQYQQDYLLTLQQRLSAPCLGVIPHLSDWQSHPIGKFVNIGNLL from the coding sequence GTGAATAAATGTTTTTTTCTCACTGGAACTGATACAGATGTGGGCAAAACTGTTGTTAGTTGCGCGCTGCTACAAGCAGCCGCGTCTCGTGGCTATCAAACAGCAGGTTATAAGCCGGTAGCTTCAGGTAGCGAACAATTAACCGATGGCTTAAGAAATTCAGATGCGCAGTTATTAAGAAAAAATAGCAGCCTGAGACTGAATTACCATGATGTTAATCCGATCGTTTTTGCCCAAGCAACTTCACCCCATATTGCCAGTAAGCTAACAGGAAAGCTTATTGATTGGCAAATAATGGCAGCAGGATTAAATAAATTAAAACAATCTGCTGACTGGATCATTGTCGAGGGTGCCGGTGGATGGTACACACCGCTTTGTGCTGAGCAAACCTTGGCTGATTGGGTTAAACAACAGCAATTGCCAGTAATATTAACAGTTGGCGTTAAATTAGGTTGTATCAATCATGCAATATTGACCGCACAGGCAATTAAGCAAAGCGGTTTATTATTGGCAGGCTGGGTGGCTAATGAAATTGTTTTACCGGGTCAGTATCAACAAGATTATTTGCTAACATTACAGCAGCGCCTGTCAGCGCCCTGTTTAGGTGTTATTCCGCATTTGTCGGATTGGCAATCTCATCCTATTGGCAAATTTGTCAATATAGGTAACCTACTGTAA
- the bioC gene encoding malonyl-ACP O-methyltransferase BioC: MNFLTTMPINKQAIAHAFGRAAKNYDNIALFQQQSGQHLFDCLSEMPGNMILDAGCGTGYFSKQWQLAGKQVIALDLSGSMLAIAQQKQVAKSYIQADMECLPLADESVDLCFSHLAIQWCSNLYTPLSELYRITKKGGIVAFSTLVDGSLQELQQCWQKVDNNRHINSFMTFAQVKRTCHGWRHSLEQRSWHVTYPSFACLLQSLKGIGATYLIDGRQQQGLMTKNHLAKLLDHYPHVDEQFPLTYQLVYGMLYRE; encoded by the coding sequence ATGAATTTTTTAACAACCATGCCGATAAATAAGCAAGCAATTGCGCATGCTTTTGGGCGAGCGGCTAAAAATTACGATAATATTGCGTTATTTCAACAGCAAAGCGGTCAACATCTGTTTGATTGCTTATCTGAGATGCCAGGTAACATGATTCTGGATGCTGGCTGTGGTACCGGCTATTTCAGTAAGCAGTGGCAATTAGCAGGAAAACAGGTTATTGCGCTTGATCTATCTGGATCGATGTTAGCAATCGCACAACAAAAGCAAGTGGCTAAAAGTTATATCCAGGCCGACATGGAGTGTTTACCACTAGCCGATGAAAGTGTCGATCTCTGTTTTAGTCATCTTGCTATCCAGTGGTGTAGTAACTTATATACCCCATTAAGTGAGTTATATCGTATCACTAAAAAGGGAGGGATAGTTGCTTTTTCTACTTTAGTCGATGGCTCATTACAAGAGTTACAACAGTGTTGGCAAAAAGTTGATAATAACCGACACATTAATTCTTTTATGACTTTTGCACAAGTTAAGCGGACTTGTCATGGTTGGCGGCATAGTTTAGAACAACGATCTTGGCATGTAACTTATCCTTCATTTGCTTGTTTACTTCAATCTCTCAAGGGGATTGGCGCGACTTATCTAATTGATGGTCGTCAGCAGCAGGGTCTAATGACAAAAAATCATTTAGCTAAACTCCTTGATCATTATCCTCATGTCGATGAGCAATTCCCATTAACTTATCAACTTGTTTACGGAATGTTATATCGTGAATAA
- the uvrB gene encoding excinuclease ABC subunit UvrB: MSKVFKLHAEFQPAGDQPEAIKKLIDGLNDGLAHQTLLGVTGSGKTFTIANVIEQVNRPVMVMAHNKTLAAQLYSEMKAFFPENAVEYFVSYYDYYQPEAYVPSSDTFIEKDASINEHIEQMRLSATKALLERRDVIVVASVSAIYGLGDPDSYLKMMLHLTKGMIIDQRAILRRLADLQYSRNDQAFQRGTFRVRGEVIDIFPAESDEYALRVELFDEEVERLALFDPLTGQLQHNVPRFTIYPKTHYVTPRERILEAMEQIKTELAQRRKLLLESNKLVEEQRLTQRTQFDLEMMNELGYCSGIENYSRYLSGRATGEPPPTLFDYLPADGLLVIDESHVTIPQIGGMYRGDRSRKETLVEYGFRLPSALDNRPLRFEEFEALSPQTIYISATPGKYELEKSANEIIEQVVRPTGLLDPEIEVRPVATQVDDLLSEIHLRTAVNERVLVTTLTKRMAEDLTDYLQEHDIKVRYLHSDIDTVERVEIIRDLRLGLFDVLVGINLLREGLDMPEVSLVAILDADKEGFLRSERSLIQTIGRAARNLKGKAILYGDKVTDSMAKAIRETERRREKQIAFNQQHGIVPKGLNKKVGDILQVGAPVSAKAKRKQPQVAAISEDYHKLSAKELELKIQALEAQMYRYAQDLEFEQAASLRDQIQLLREQFIANS; this comes from the coding sequence ATGAGTAAAGTCTTCAAATTGCATGCTGAGTTTCAACCTGCGGGTGATCAGCCCGAAGCAATAAAGAAATTAATCGATGGCCTTAATGATGGATTGGCTCATCAAACGTTGCTTGGTGTCACCGGATCGGGTAAAACATTCACTATCGCTAATGTGATTGAGCAGGTTAACCGCCCGGTAATGGTGATGGCTCACAATAAAACGCTGGCAGCACAATTATATAGTGAAATGAAGGCTTTTTTCCCTGAAAATGCGGTGGAATATTTTGTTTCTTATTATGATTATTATCAACCTGAAGCGTATGTTCCAAGTTCCGATACCTTTATTGAAAAAGACGCCTCCATTAACGAACATATTGAACAGATGCGACTCTCTGCCACTAAAGCACTGCTTGAAAGACGTGATGTTATTGTTGTTGCTTCAGTGTCAGCGATTTATGGTTTAGGTGATCCTGATAGCTATCTAAAAATGATGCTTCATTTAACCAAAGGGATGATTATTGACCAGCGGGCTATTTTACGCCGCCTGGCAGATTTGCAATATAGCCGCAATGATCAAGCATTCCAACGTGGTACATTTAGAGTTAGAGGGGAAGTGATTGATATTTTTCCTGCTGAATCAGATGAATATGCGCTACGGGTTGAATTATTTGATGAAGAAGTAGAACGGCTGGCGCTTTTTGATCCCTTAACCGGCCAGCTCCAACATAATGTACCAAGATTTACCATTTATCCCAAAACCCATTATGTCACGCCGCGTGAACGTATCCTTGAAGCCATGGAGCAGATTAAAACCGAATTGGCACAAAGACGTAAATTGCTATTGGAAAGTAATAAATTGGTTGAAGAGCAGCGGTTAACCCAGCGTACTCAGTTTGATTTAGAGATGATGAATGAACTGGGTTATTGTTCCGGTATTGAAAATTACTCACGTTATCTTTCAGGCCGTGCAACTGGTGAACCACCCCCTACGCTGTTTGACTATTTACCGGCAGATGGCTTATTAGTTATTGATGAATCTCATGTCACCATTCCACAGATTGGCGGTATGTATCGTGGTGATCGTTCCCGTAAAGAGACATTGGTAGAATATGGTTTTCGTTTACCTTCTGCGTTGGATAATCGCCCGTTACGTTTTGAGGAATTTGAAGCACTTTCCCCGCAAACAATTTATATTTCTGCCACGCCAGGTAAATATGAATTGGAAAAATCGGCTAATGAAATTATTGAGCAAGTTGTCCGGCCAACAGGCTTGCTCGATCCAGAAATTGAGGTTCGTCCAGTTGCTACTCAGGTTGATGATTTATTGTCTGAAATCCATCTACGTACAGCAGTAAATGAGCGAGTGCTAGTAACAACCTTAACTAAAAGAATGGCAGAAGATTTGACCGATTATCTGCAAGAACATGATATTAAGGTTCGCTATCTGCATTCAGATATTGATACCGTTGAACGAGTCGAAATTATCCGTGATTTACGATTAGGCTTATTTGATGTGTTAGTGGGTATTAACCTGTTACGTGAAGGTTTGGATATGCCAGAGGTATCGTTAGTTGCTATTTTAGATGCAGATAAAGAAGGATTTTTACGTTCAGAGCGTTCATTAATTCAAACGATTGGGCGTGCAGCACGTAACCTGAAAGGGAAAGCGATTTTATATGGTGATAAAGTTACTGATTCAATGGCAAAAGCGATTAGAGAAACTGAGCGTCGCCGAGAGAAACAAATCGCATTTAATCAGCAGCATGGAATTGTGCCTAAAGGTTTAAATAAAAAAGTTGGCGATATTTTACAAGTAGGCGCACCCGTATCAGCAAAAGCTAAACGTAAACAGCCGCAAGTAGCAGCGATTAGCGAGGATTATCATAAACTTTCGGCTAAAGAATTGGAGCTTAAAATTCAGGCGTTAGAAGCACAAATGTATCGTTATGCGCAAGATCTTGAATTTGAACAAGCAGCCAGTTTACGCGATCAAATTCAATTACTACGTGAACAGTTTATTGCCAACTCTTGA
- a CDS encoding lytic polysaccharide monooxygenase, translating to MKSKLLLAPLALICAANVAVANVKPEPQHGFIFAPKSRAVLCWIHENSNCGAVEYDPMSIEGPKGFPQSGPRDGKIASGDNSLFYKLNEQSVDRWKKVPLTSGKNTFHWTLTQPHKTQKWEFFITKQDWNPNAPLTRASFDLKPFCERFDGGAYPDKDQLYFDCNVPQRTGYQVILGVWSIADTANAFYQVVDVDMKAK from the coding sequence ATGAAAAGTAAATTATTATTAGCGCCGTTGGCACTAATCTGTGCTGCTAATGTAGCCGTGGCCAATGTTAAGCCTGAACCACAACATGGTTTTATTTTTGCACCTAAAAGCCGAGCAGTGCTATGTTGGATACATGAAAATAGCAACTGTGGTGCTGTTGAATATGATCCTATGTCGATTGAAGGGCCAAAAGGTTTTCCGCAAAGCGGTCCTCGTGATGGTAAGATAGCCAGTGGTGATAACTCATTATTTTATAAACTCAATGAACAGAGCGTGGATCGTTGGAAGAAAGTACCACTGACTTCTGGTAAAAACACCTTTCATTGGACTTTAACCCAACCACATAAAACGCAAAAATGGGAGTTTTTTATTACTAAGCAGGATTGGAATCCTAATGCACCACTAACTCGTGCCTCTTTTGATTTAAAACCGTTCTGTGAGCGTTTTGACGGCGGTGCATATCCGGATAAAGATCAACTTTATTTTGATTGCAATGTTCCGCAACGCACCGGTTATCAGGTTATTTTAGGTGTTTGGTCAATTGCTGACACCGCAAATGCTTTTTATCAAGTTGTTGATGTGGATATGAAAGCTAAATAA
- the bioB gene encoding biotin synthase BioB yields MVKMEKPWTLNQAQALFDLPFFELLFQAQQVHRLHFDPQQIQISTLLSIKTGACPEDCKYCPQSARYKTGLKAERLLEVKQVIESAKQAKQAGSTRFCMGAAWRNPHERDMPYLETMVKEVKALGLETCMTLGKLNDQQAQRLADAGLDYYNHNLDTSPEFYGSIITTRTYQDRLDTIDTVRQAGMKVCSGGIVGLGEKVTDRAALLVQLANLPQVPESVPINMLIKIKGTPLEDNEDVDAFDFIRTIAVARIMMPTSFVRLSAGREQMNEQMQALCFMAGANSLFYGCKLLTAANPKQDKDQQLFRKLNINPQATETALTHQQQIERLQEVMQQVDTVQFYNAAL; encoded by the coding sequence ATGGTGAAGATGGAAAAACCATGGACGCTTAACCAGGCACAAGCATTATTTGATTTACCTTTTTTTGAATTACTTTTTCAAGCTCAGCAAGTTCATCGTCTACATTTTGATCCGCAACAGATCCAGATTAGTACTTTACTCTCAATTAAAACCGGTGCCTGCCCGGAAGATTGCAAATATTGCCCACAAAGTGCTCGCTATAAGACGGGATTAAAAGCTGAGCGACTGTTAGAAGTCAAACAAGTGATCGAATCGGCTAAGCAAGCCAAACAAGCCGGTTCAACACGTTTTTGTATGGGCGCGGCCTGGCGAAATCCCCATGAACGCGATATGCCTTATCTAGAAACTATGGTGAAAGAAGTCAAAGCATTAGGCTTGGAAACTTGTATGACGCTGGGTAAGTTAAATGACCAGCAAGCGCAGCGCCTAGCAGATGCAGGACTGGATTATTACAATCACAATTTAGACACTTCACCCGAGTTTTATGGTTCGATTATTACCACTCGAACCTATCAGGATCGGCTTGATACGATTGATACCGTTCGCCAGGCAGGCATGAAGGTATGCTCTGGTGGTATTGTCGGCTTAGGTGAAAAGGTGACTGATCGGGCAGCGCTATTAGTTCAATTAGCTAATTTACCGCAGGTTCCCGAAAGTGTGCCAATTAATATGCTAATAAAAATAAAAGGCACCCCCCTTGAAGACAATGAAGATGTCGATGCCTTTGATTTTATTCGTACCATAGCTGTTGCCCGTATTATGATGCCAACCTCTTTTGTCCGGCTCTCTGCTGGCCGTGAACAGATGAATGAACAGATGCAAGCACTCTGTTTTATGGCTGGGGCGAACTCTCTCTTCTATGGTTGTAAGTTATTAACGGCCGCTAATCCTAAACAAGATAAAGATCAACAACTTTTCCGCAAACTAAATATTAATCCACAAGCCACTGAAACCGCATTGACCCATCAGCAGCAAATAGAGCGGCTGCAAGAAGTTATGCAGCAGGTGGATACAGTCCAATTTTATAACGCGGCGCTATAA
- a CDS encoding 3'-5' exonuclease, with protein sequence MKPRENLMVDLETMGMGSCAAIVAIGAVFFNPATGETGAAFYQAVDLSSSMSAGGTVNGETIKWWLCQSNEARATIAKKSLPLIDNVLRELHFWARENAQERMDCLKVWGKSANFVLRGAYERSQLTPFWHVGNDRDVHTIIDMGINLGVNVQNDLSIDQARDNALNCALYQVHHVANIWQKIIQHEE encoded by the coding sequence ATGAAACCCCGCGAAAATTTAATGGTTGACTTAGAAACCATGGGCATGGGCAGTTGTGCTGCCATTGTAGCAATCGGTGCGGTTTTTTTTAATCCAGCGACAGGTGAAACAGGCGCTGCCTTTTATCAAGCTGTCGATCTCTCTTCATCAATGTCTGCCGGTGGTACCGTCAATGGTGAAACCATAAAGTGGTGGTTATGCCAATCCAATGAAGCTCGCGCAACGATTGCCAAAAAAAGTTTACCACTTATTGATAATGTCCTGCGTGAATTACATTTTTGGGCGCGAGAAAATGCCCAAGAACGGATGGATTGTTTGAAAGTCTGGGGGAAAAGCGCTAATTTTGTCTTAAGAGGCGCTTATGAGAGATCACAATTAACTCCTTTTTGGCATGTCGGCAATGATCGTGATGTTCATACTATTATCGATATGGGAATTAATCTTGGCGTTAATGTACAAAATGATCTGTCCATTGATCAAGCGCGAGATAATGCACTCAATTGTGCGCTTTACCAAGTGCATCATGTTGCCAATATTTGGCAAAAAATTATCCAACATGAGGAATGA
- the yvcK gene encoding uridine diphosphate-N-acetylglucosamine-binding protein YvcK — protein MHYCSILNKLGQVVALGGGHGLGRVMSSLAVLNSQLTGIVTTTDNGGSTGRIRRSEGGIAWGDTRNCLNQLITEPSIASTMFEYRFMGNGELGGHNLGNLMLKSLDHLSVRPLDAINLIRNLLKVKAHLIPMSEQPADLLAIDLMGNEIYGEVNIDQLTSLPQKLMLSPQVSSTPEALDAIYNADLIIIGPGSFLTSLMPLFLMNDLTQALQECRAAIIYIGNLGKELNQPAANMQLTDKIAMMEKRIGQQKIDAIIVGPATDTSSLTERIVIQRKLAAQDVCYRHDRDLLRQAIEDIAQKIHQLKPFNLSSANAN, from the coding sequence ATGCATTATTGCAGTATTCTTAATAAGTTAGGGCAAGTTGTTGCACTAGGAGGTGGTCATGGCTTGGGTCGTGTTATGTCATCTCTTGCGGTCCTAAATTCTCAATTAACGGGTATAGTAACAACAACAGATAATGGCGGCTCTACCGGCCGTATTCGCCGTTCCGAAGGCGGTATTGCCTGGGGAGATACGCGCAACTGTTTAAACCAATTAATTACTGAACCGTCCATCGCTTCAACAATGTTTGAATACCGTTTTATGGGTAACGGTGAACTTGGTGGCCATAATCTAGGTAATTTAATGCTCAAATCGCTCGATCATTTGAGTGTTAGGCCGTTAGATGCAATAAACTTAATCCGTAATCTATTAAAAGTGAAGGCGCATCTTATTCCTATGTCCGAGCAACCGGCTGATTTGCTGGCAATCGATTTGATGGGCAATGAAATCTATGGTGAAGTTAATATTGATCAACTCACCTCTCTGCCACAAAAATTAATGCTATCTCCGCAAGTAAGTAGCACGCCTGAAGCGCTTGATGCTATTTATAACGCTGATTTGATTATCATTGGCCCAGGTAGTTTTTTAACTAGTCTGATGCCTTTATTTCTGATGAATGACTTAACGCAGGCACTACAAGAATGCCGAGCAGCAATTATCTATATAGGTAATCTTGGTAAAGAACTTAACCAGCCTGCTGCCAATATGCAATTAACTGATAAAATTGCCATGATGGAAAAAAGGATCGGCCAACAGAAAATTGATGCCATTATCGTTGGGCCAGCAACCGATACATCAAGCCTAACAGAAAGAATAGTAATCCAACGCAAATTGGCTGCTCAAGATGTCTGTTACCGTCATGATAGAGACTTATTGCGCCAAGCTATTGAAGACATCGCCCAAAAAATTCACCAGCTTAAACCTTTTAATTTATCATCTGCGAATGCCAACTAG
- the bioA gene encoding adenosylmethionine--8-amino-7-oxononanoate transaminase has product MKQDDINFDAKHIWHPYTSMTQPIPAYPIVSASGVELELADGRKLIDGMASWWATIHGYNHPVLNQAASQQLTKMSHVMFGGITHPAATALCRQLIDITDDRLECIFLADSGSVAVEVALKMALQYWQARGETRHQFIALQRGYHGDTFGAMSVCDPENSMHSLYRGYLPTHFFVQAPQCGFYQQWQADDLIPLQKKLTEQAGKIAAIIIEPIVQGAGGMRIYHPNYLTAVRELCDHYDILLIADEIATGFGRTGKLFACQHSAITPDILCLGKALTGGYVTLSATLTSRHIADTISQGKAGCFMHGPTFMGNPLACAIADASITLLRNSPWQKWVKDIETQLMAELFPLRDQPQVADVRVLGAIGVVEMKNPVNVPELQRHFVAEGVWIRPFGKLIYLMPPYIITAVQLTKLTEAIKKIVIKL; this is encoded by the coding sequence ATGAAACAAGACGATATTAATTTTGATGCTAAACATATTTGGCATCCATACACTTCAATGACTCAACCAATACCGGCTTATCCTATCGTGAGCGCCTCAGGTGTCGAACTTGAATTAGCCGATGGCAGAAAATTGATTGATGGTATGGCTTCTTGGTGGGCCACTATTCACGGCTATAATCATCCCGTACTCAACCAAGCCGCTTCTCAGCAATTAACAAAAATGTCCCATGTTATGTTTGGCGGCATCACGCATCCGGCAGCAACTGCTTTGTGCCGACAATTAATTGATATAACTGATGATAGATTAGAGTGTATTTTTCTGGCTGACTCCGGCTCAGTAGCTGTAGAGGTAGCATTAAAAATGGCATTACAATATTGGCAGGCACGAGGGGAAACACGCCACCAGTTTATTGCCTTACAAAGGGGATATCATGGTGATACCTTTGGTGCTATGTCAGTTTGTGATCCTGAAAACTCAATGCATAGCCTTTATCGAGGTTATCTGCCAACCCATTTTTTTGTTCAAGCACCACAATGCGGTTTTTATCAACAGTGGCAAGCCGACGATTTGATCCCATTACAAAAAAAGTTAACCGAACAAGCTGGCAAAATTGCTGCCATTATCATTGAGCCGATAGTTCAAGGTGCCGGTGGTATGCGAATTTATCATCCTAATTATCTGACAGCCGTAAGAGAATTATGCGATCACTATGATATTTTGCTGATTGCCGATGAGATAGCCACTGGCTTTGGCCGTACTGGCAAATTGTTTGCTTGTCAGCATAGCGCCATTACGCCAGATATTTTGTGTTTAGGTAAAGCACTAACCGGTGGTTATGTCACTCTGTCAGCCACTTTAACCAGCCGCCATATTGCAGATACCATTAGCCAAGGCAAAGCGGGCTGTTTTATGCATGGACCCACTTTTATGGGCAATCCATTAGCCTGCGCGATCGCCGATGCGAGCATAACATTATTAAGAAATAGCCCATGGCAAAAATGGGTGAAGGACATTGAAACGCAATTGATGGCTGAACTCTTTCCACTACGAGATCAACCCCAAGTTGCTGACGTGCGAGTGTTAGGCGCAATTGGCGTTGTTGAAATGAAAAACCCCGTCAATGTGCCTGAATTACAACGTCATTTTGTGGCTGAAGGGGTCTGGATCCGGCCATTTGGTAAATTAATTTATCTGATGCCGCCTTATATCATTACCGCTGTGCAACTAACTAAGTTAACCGAAGCGATAAAAAAAATAGTTATCAAACTGTAA
- the bioF gene encoding 8-amino-7-oxononanoate synthase, with amino-acid sequence MNWSTFLAHQLDMRKQQALWRQRQIIKKNDARTLIFDQQQYVNFSSNDYLGLSQHSAIIKAWQTGLSQYGAGSGSSGHVIGYRCAHAQLELQLADWLGYSRALLFISGYAVNQSVIMALMNKNDRIVADKLSHASILEAAMMSPATLQRFAHNQPDALQQLLAVNHTGKTLVVTEGVFSMDGDRAPLGQLQASARQAQAWLLVDDAHGIGVSGDEGRGSCYLHKVKPELLVVTFGKAFGLSGAALLCDENTADYFLQYARHLIYSTSMPPAQAVALAEAVRQIRQADESRANLQRNIDYFRQLANYYNLPLLNSPSAIQPLIIGSNQRCLHLSHFLRQRGFWVQAIRPPTVPPGSARLRITLTANHQLADIAQLMETLNEFFNNHADK; translated from the coding sequence ATGAATTGGTCAACATTTTTAGCTCATCAACTGGATATGCGCAAGCAGCAAGCATTGTGGCGGCAACGGCAAATTATTAAAAAAAATGATGCACGTACCCTAATCTTTGATCAACAACAGTATGTTAATTTTTCCAGTAATGATTATCTGGGTTTAAGCCAGCATTCGGCCATAATTAAAGCCTGGCAAACAGGATTAAGCCAATATGGGGCAGGTAGTGGTAGCTCTGGTCATGTTATCGGTTATCGTTGCGCCCATGCCCAATTGGAGCTACAACTGGCTGATTGGTTAGGTTACTCTCGTGCTTTGTTATTTATTTCCGGCTATGCGGTAAATCAAAGTGTGATCATGGCCTTAATGAACAAAAATGATCGTATTGTGGCTGACAAGCTTAGTCATGCATCCATTCTGGAAGCAGCCATGATGTCACCAGCCACATTACAACGTTTTGCCCACAATCAACCGGACGCTTTACAGCAACTTTTGGCGGTCAATCATACGGGTAAAACACTGGTTGTCACTGAAGGCGTATTTAGTATGGATGGCGATAGAGCCCCGTTAGGCCAATTGCAAGCTTCAGCGAGGCAAGCGCAGGCATGGTTATTAGTGGATGATGCCCATGGTATTGGTGTTAGCGGCGATGAAGGTAGAGGGAGTTGTTATCTGCATAAGGTAAAGCCTGAACTGCTGGTGGTAACCTTTGGTAAAGCGTTTGGCCTTAGTGGGGCCGCATTGCTTTGTGATGAAAACACCGCTGACTATTTTCTACAATATGCCCGTCATTTGATTTATAGTACTTCAATGCCACCAGCTCAAGCGGTCGCGTTAGCTGAGGCGGTTAGGCAAATTCGTCAGGCTGATGAATCAAGAGCCAATTTGCAGCGCAACATTGACTATTTTCGCCAATTAGCCAATTACTATAATTTGCCATTATTAAATTCCCCGAGTGCCATTCAGCCACTGATTATTGGTAGTAACCAACGTTGTTTACATTTATCGCATTTTTTACGTCAGCGAGGATTTTGGGTGCAAGCTATTCGGCCGCCAACGGTGCCGCCGGGTAGTGCAAGATTAAGGATCACATTGACGGCTAATCATCAATTAGCCGATATTGCACAGTTAATGGAAACGTTAAATGAATTTTTTAACAACCATGCCGATAAATAA
- the pgl gene encoding 6-phosphogluconolactonase — MKQVVYVASPESKQIHVWAMDKKGKLTLLQQLTLPGEVQPMQISPDGRHLYVGIRPDFAIITYLISAEGKLSQQAITAIPATPTHIEIDKLGRWLFIPSYHQGNLVVLPINQQGSAQPAIQVIGDLKHPHASGVSFDNSRLFVPCLGEDHIRIYAIDDNGHLTEQVADRITTNQGAGPRHLAFAPNQNAFYCLNELDATINVYSACEPYQQRQNCDILPAGSKYKPWAADIHITPDGCHLYASERSASIIRHFQVTAEGLVLSPMKTYATETQPRGFNIDQTGHFLLAVGQKSDHIAVYKIDALTGALQTLARYPVGKGPMWITTHLIKD, encoded by the coding sequence ATGAAACAGGTAGTGTATGTTGCCAGTCCAGAAAGCAAACAAATTCATGTTTGGGCAATGGATAAAAAGGGGAAACTGACATTATTGCAACAATTGACATTACCCGGTGAAGTACAACCGATGCAGATAAGTCCTGATGGTCGTCACCTTTATGTTGGTATTCGCCCTGATTTTGCCATTATTACTTACCTTATTTCAGCCGAAGGAAAACTCAGCCAACAGGCCATTACCGCTATTCCTGCCACACCAACCCATATTGAAATTGACAAGCTCGGTCGTTGGCTATTTATTCCCTCCTATCACCAAGGAAATTTAGTGGTGTTGCCCATTAATCAACAGGGGAGCGCGCAGCCTGCAATTCAAGTTATTGGCGATTTAAAACATCCCCATGCATCGGGAGTAAGTTTTGACAATTCACGCTTGTTTGTCCCGTGTTTAGGCGAAGATCATATTCGCATTTATGCAATTGATGACAATGGCCACTTAACCGAACAGGTTGCTGATCGGATTACGACTAACCAAGGCGCAGGGCCACGTCATTTAGCATTTGCACCCAACCAGAACGCTTTTTATTGCTTAAATGAGTTAGATGCCACAATTAATGTTTATTCAGCATGTGAACCTTATCAGCAAAGGCAAAATTGTGACATTCTACCTGCCGGATCGAAATATAAACCCTGGGCTGCGGATATCCATATTACGCCAGATGGCTGTCATCTTTATGCAAGTGAACGCTCTGCCAGTATTATTCGTCATTTTCAAGTGACAGCAGAGGGATTAGTATTATCGCCAATGAAGACTTATGCAACCGAAACTCAACCGCGTGGCTTTAATATTGATCAAACGGGCCATTTTTTGCTAGCCGTGGGTCAAAAGTCTGATCACATTGCTGTGTATAAAATAGATGCGCTGACAGGTGCGCTACAAACATTAGCGCGTTATCCGGTTGGTAAAGGGCCGATGTGGATCACGACCCATTTGATTAAAGACTAA